The proteins below come from a single Metarhizium brunneum chromosome 1, complete sequence genomic window:
- the RTT106 gene encoding Histone chaperone, with protein sequence MSTALDSQRLGLIFQSRPDIIEGINRAADSPGRIALFNEIAGHVYDQLHNGGEPALKKRKVDTPMNANGTQQAEVSSGNASDEPVLLHIKEISVSVPQRKKFEICLTQNFVYARAPGTTVPIPGITYAWKDIEYLFYLPVPEKAQIQHNYVLFPRATCLPSRTNPPTIEPLVFTVPATAPKEGTIGGTEASAAAAVSDTYKSLFHWAFDRRLRAAGNAHDIISADPNKFHSVVRQPHRPNERAVHVSGFRGSKDGYLFFLENGILWGFKKPLIFIPLDCIAAISYTNILQITFNMVVETFSGEGEPNEELEFGMLDQQDYGGIDDYVKRNRLQDRSMAEQRKAKLQLAENRGPKKGSDDAEGGNAEGGTELEKAQLEAEQQLQDDEDEDEEDYDPGSEGDSEGSGDSSDENGDDDDDGDGDGEEYDDDEEGVEEGEEGEEEEEEEEEEVKPEPVSKPVQPVGAAQSKKTSQVPVRQGWATMASSRPTEDVDMEEKFEVM encoded by the exons ATGTCTACAGCCCTTGATTCACAGAGGCTTGGCCTGATCTTCCAGTCGCGACCAGATATTATCGAGGGGATCAACCGAGCCGCCG ATTCGCCTGGACGCATTGCTCTCTTCAACGAAATCGCCGGCCACGTCTACGACCAACTACACAACGGTGGCGAGCCCGCCCTGAAGAAGCGGAAAGTCGACACTCCCATGAATGCAAATGGTACACAACAGGCAGAAGTGAGCTCTGGAAACGCTTCTGATGAGCCCGTGCTATTGCATATTAAGGAGATATCCGTTTCGGTCCCCCAAAGAAAGAAATTCGAGATATGCCTTACTCAAAACTTTGTATACGCCAGGGCCCCTGGAACAACTGTCCCTATTCCAGGCATAACATACGCTTGGAAGGATATCG AATACCTCTTCTACTTGCCTGTGCCAGAAAAGGCGCAAATACAGCACAACTATGTTCTCTTCCCCCGAGCAACATGCCTCCCGTCAAGGACCAATCCACCGACCATCGAGCCGTTAGTCTTCACAGTTCCCGCTACGGCGCCAAAAGAGGGCACCATTGGCGGCACCGAAGCgtcagctgctgctgcggtaTCGGACACTTACAAGTCACTTTTCCACTGGGCATTTGACAGGAGGCTGCGAGCTGCTGGGAACGCTCATGATATCATCTCAGCAGATCCCAACAAATTTCACAGCGTTGTTCGCCAGCCCCACCGACCGAATGAAAGGGCTGTGCATGTGAGTGGCTTCCGTGGTTCAAAGGACGGGtatcttttcttccttgagaACGGCATCCTGTGGGGATTCAAGAAGCCCCTGATCTTCATTCCATTGGACTGCATTGCTGCTATTAGTTACACTAATATCCTGCAAATTACCTTCAACATGGTGGTGGAGACTTTCTCGGGAGAGGGTGAACCAAACGAGGAACTGGAATTTGGCATGTTGGATCAACAGGATTACGGAGGCATTGACGATTACGTGAAGCGCAACCGGCTGCAGGATCGAAGCATGGCAGAACAAAGAAAGGCTAAGCTTCAACTTGCTGAAAACAGGGGCCCAAAGAAAGGCTCAGATGATGCTGAAGGTGGCAATGCTGAAGGTGGGACCGAGCTAGAGAAAGCCCAACTCGAGGCTGAACAACAGTTacaagatgacgaggacgaagatgaggaagactACGATCCTGGTAGCGAAGGGGACAGCGAAGGATCCGGAGACTCTAGTGACGAgaatggcgatgatgatgatgatggtgacggagatggagaagagtatgatgacgatgaggaaggagtagaggagggagaggagggagaagaggaagaggaagaagaagaagaagaggtcaAACCAGAACCAGTATCAAAGCCTGTACAGCCGGTGGGAGCTGCGCAGAGCAAGAAGACGTCCCAAGTCCCCGTTCGCCAGGGATGGGCGACAATGGCGAGCTCACGGCCGACAGAGGAtgtggacatggaagaaAAGTTTGAAGTCATGTAA
- the aco gene encoding 1-aminocyclopropane-1-carboxylate oxidase, whose translation MEKSQTMVNEPKTVQLRLASGQEPVTRTILQTPPRDALPSEIPVIDISRAFSPSIDDRRAVAREIGDAAENIGFFYISNHGVPDAVIAGAYETALAFFRQDLETKLRAKIAPSQGKISGYRPFASQRINPDEGADHRETFSWAYDATYDPEMGDINAVPEHARKYIKADESPWEATSQMPELKAALVAYFQSCLGLARALTRSFALSLDLPEDHLDSKVKYPDVMMLLNYYPKKEPQPPAGARRQVSMGSHTDFRLFTILWQDSTGGLQILNRDGQWINGLPVPGTFVVNIGDFLQRITNDRYVSTVHRARSPSGEERVSIPFFWGFGLHERCGVLESCVGEGEGPKYDEISTQEYVASRSRQLMTWGNEADGGKSS comes from the coding sequence ATGGAGAAATCACAAACAATGGTGAATGAGCCGAAAACGGTTCAGCTCAGACTGGCATCTGGACAAGAGCCCGTTACACGAACTATTCTTCAAACTCCACCTCGAGACGCGCTGCCATCGGAAATACCCGTGATTGACATTTCCCGCGCCTTCAGCCCTTCCATCGACGACCGCCGTGCTGTGGCTAGGGAAATCGGAGATGCCGCTGAAAACATTGGCTTCTTCTACATTTCCAACCATGGTGTGCCCGATGCCGTCATCGCCGGTGCCTATGAAACGGCACTTGCTTTCTTCCGCCAGGACCTGGAGACAAAGCTGAGGGCAAAGATCGCACCGAGCCAGGGCAAGATATCGGGCTATCGCCCCTTTGCCTCTCAACGGATAAACCCCGATGAAGGGGCCGACCACAGAGAAACCTTCTCCTGGGCGTACGATGCTACGTACGACCCGGAGATGGGCGACATCAACGCGGTCCCGGAACATGCGCGCAAGTACATCAAGGCGGACGAGTCTCCCTGGGAGGCGACGTCGCAAATGCCCGAGCTCAAAGCCGCACTCGTCGCCTACTTCCAATCTTGCCTGGGGCTGGCAAGAGCCCTCACGCGCTCGTTTGCTCTCTCGCTGGATCTTCCGGAAGACCATCTGGACTCCAAGGTCAAGTATCCTGACGTGATGATGCTCCTGAACTACTACCCAAAGAAGGAGCCGCAGCCACCTGCAGGTGCACGGAGACAAGTGTCGATGGGATCCCACACCGACTTCAGACTGTTTACTATCCTGTGGCAAGATTCCACAGGTGGGCTGCAGATTCTCAACCGGGACGGGCAGTGGATCAACGGCCTGCCTGTTCCTGGTACGTTTGTCGTGAATATTGGAGACTTTCTGCAGAGGATCACCAACGATCGGTACGTGAGCACTGTGCACAGGGCGCGAAGTCCGAGTGGTGAAGAGAGGGTGAGCATTCCGTTCTTTTGGGGCTTCGGCCTCCACGAGCGGTGTGGTGTTTTGGAGAGCTGTGTCGGCGAGGGGGAAGGGCCGAAGTACGACGAGATTAGCACGCAGGAGTATGTCGCTAGTAGGTCGCGACAGTTGATGACCTGGGGAAATGAGGCGGATGGGGGGAAGAGTAGTTGA
- the YVH1 gene encoding Tyrosine-protein phosphatase produces MALSRIEGQDNLYVGGIWALRRSDTLTEKGITHVLSVVGFSPDSLKNFKDEPWSEYGKQFHHLLIDIDDVDESNLLAELPKAVKFIDEGLRGPRNRNTSSASDHAESQGGTVRDGSGESGIVDEGLERLKISSPNSTAESTGAVSQAGGVFVHCAAGKSRSVSIVVAYLLWRYPNRFDANVVPASAYGNVSSKKNSGASAAHSSKQSAGRSRSRKETAEEAVELALGLIRRTRPMAEPNNGFMQQLALWWEMGCPDDVETHPLYQRWAYRREVEEHVAVGQAPSRLRFEDEEPSATAARAAAAAGGGGGGDTQLTLRCKKCRRTLATAPFINKHVASGSSKTFDPRQPCPHYFVEPLSWMRRELEKGELNGRLSCPNERCGAAVGRYDWKGLRCACGGWVTPGLSLQRARVDEEMRRNHGAVGQGQGPGLSEFAKNMGIRMPPGSGRGGGNL; encoded by the exons ATGGCTCTCAGTCGGATTGAAGGCCAGGATAACCTCTACGTAGGCGG AATCTGGGCTCTTCGCCGCTCAGATACCCTCACGGAAAAAGGTATAACACACGTTCTATCAGTGGTAGGGTTCAGCCCAGACAGCCTGAAAAACTTCAAAGACGAGCCGTGGTCCGAGTATGGCAAGCAATTCCATCATTTACTCATTGATATAGACGACGTGGATGAGTCAAATCTGCTTGCGGAACTGCCAAAGGCGGTCAAATTCATTGACGAGGGTTTGAGGGGGCCGAGAAACAGGAATACGAGTTCAGCTTCAGATCATGCCGAGAGTCAAGGTGGCACGGTCCGAGATGGGAGCGGGGAGAGTGGCATCGTGGACGAAGGACTAGAGAGACTGAAAATATCCAGTCCCAATTCCACGGCTGAAAGCACGGGTGCGGTGTCACAAGCAGGTGGTGTGTTTGTCCATTGCGCCGCGGGAAAGTCTCGCTCCGTGTCGATTGTGGTCGCATACTTGCTCTGGCGGTACCCGAACCGGTTCGATGCCAACGTCGTACCGGCCTCGGCGTATGGCAACGTCAGCAGCAAGAAGAACTCTGGCGCTTCAGCAGCCCATTCTTCGAAACAGAGCGCAGGCAGGAGCAGGTCACGCAAGGAGACAGCAGAGGAAGCAGTCGAATTGGCACTGGGGTTAATCCGACGAACGCGACCGATGGCAGAGCCCAACAACGGCTTCATGCAGCAGCTGGCGCTTTGGTGGGAGATGGGCTGCCCGGACGATGTGGAGACGCATCCTCTCTATCAGCGGTGGGCGTATAGGCGTGAGGTCGAGGAACATGTCGCTGTCGGCCAGGCTCCCAGCCGACTGCGATTCGAAGACGAAGAgccctcggccacggccgctcgagctgctgctgccgccggagggggaggaggaggagacaCCCAGCTGACGCTACGATGCAAAAAGTGCAGAAGGACACTTGCCACGGCGCCGTTCATCAACAAGCACGTCGCCTCTGGGTCGTCAAAGACCTTTGATCCGCGGCAGCCATGCCCGCACTACTTTGTCGAGCCACTGAGCTGGATGCGACGAGAGCTGGAAAAGGGTGAGCTCAACGGCCGACTGAGCTGCCCGAACGAACGGTGCGGTGCTGCCGTCGGACGCTACGACTGGAAGGGTCTCCGGTGTGCCTGTGGCGGATGGGTCACCCCAGGGCTGTCTCTGCAGAGAGCTAGGGTTGACGAGGAGATGAGAAGGAATCATGGGGCCGtgggccaaggacaaggcccagGGCTGAGCGAGTTTGCGAAAAATATGGGCATTCGGATGCCTCCCGGCTCAGGGAGGGGTGGCGGCAACTTGTAA